One Thermoanaerobacter pseudethanolicus ATCC 33223 DNA window includes the following coding sequences:
- a CDS encoding putative DNA-binding protein, protein MDDDFLFMTLLYDFYGALLTDKQREIFEMYYLNDYSLGEISELLDISRQGVYDTLKRAESSLEFFEEKLGLVKRHQEIMNKLDKIKKGIEIIRERERDPEILKIIEEIAREIEELNP, encoded by the coding sequence GTGGATGATGATTTTTTATTTATGACTCTTTTGTATGATTTTTATGGTGCTTTGCTTACAGATAAGCAAAGAGAAATTTTTGAGATGTATTATTTAAATGATTATTCTCTTGGAGAAATTTCCGAACTTTTGGATATCTCGCGGCAAGGGGTTTATGATACCTTAAAAAGAGCAGAAAGCTCGTTAGAGTTTTTTGAGGAAAAATTAGGATTGGTAAAAAGACATCAAGAAATAATGAATAAACTGGATAAGATAAAAAAGGGCATTGAAATAATACGGGAAAGAGAAAGAGACCCAGAAATTTTAAAAATTATTGAGGAGATAGCTCGTGAAATAGAGGAGCTAAATCCGTAG
- the ftsY gene encoding signal recognition particle-docking protein FtsY produces MLNFFDKSKKESETAEEKKGFFQKIKEGLLKTRENLTSKIDSIVTIGRKIDEELLEELEEILILADIGISTTSKIIEGIRQKAKERKIYDASQIKELLAEEVYEILQKDVEPFTLTSPMVILNVGVNGVGKTTTIGKLAYLYKKEGKKVMLAAGDTFRAAAIDQLEIWAERVNCPIIKHQEGSDPASVIFDGIQASKARGIDILICDTAGRLHNKKNLMEELRKIRRVIDREYPEARVETFLVLDATTGQNALQQAKIFKEVSDITGIVLTKLDGTAKGGIVVAIKSELNVPIRYIGIGEGIEDLQAFDAKSFVSAIFQ; encoded by the coding sequence ATGCTTAATTTTTTTGACAAATCTAAAAAAGAATCCGAAACTGCTGAAGAAAAAAAAGGTTTTTTTCAAAAGATTAAAGAAGGACTTTTAAAAACAAGAGAAAATTTGACTTCTAAAATAGATAGTATTGTTACAATAGGTAGAAAAATTGACGAAGAACTTTTGGAAGAATTAGAAGAGATTTTAATTTTAGCTGATATAGGTATTAGTACTACTTCTAAGATTATAGAAGGAATACGTCAAAAGGCAAAAGAAAGAAAGATTTATGATGCATCTCAAATAAAAGAACTTTTAGCTGAAGAAGTTTATGAAATTTTGCAAAAGGATGTAGAACCTTTTACCTTGACTTCTCCTATGGTGATATTGAACGTTGGGGTAAATGGAGTAGGAAAGACTACTACAATTGGAAAATTAGCTTATTTGTACAAAAAAGAAGGCAAAAAAGTTATGCTAGCAGCAGGTGATACTTTTAGAGCTGCAGCTATTGACCAGTTAGAAATATGGGCAGAGAGAGTTAACTGTCCAATTATCAAACACCAAGAAGGCTCAGATCCAGCTTCTGTTATTTTTGATGGCATTCAAGCCTCAAAAGCAAGGGGAATAGATATACTTATTTGTGATACTGCAGGTAGACTCCACAATAAAAAGAATCTGATGGAGGAATTGAGGAAAATTCGCAGAGTTATAGATAGGGAATATCCTGAAGCGAGAGTAGAAACCTTTTTAGTTTTAGATGCTACAACTGGTCAAAATGCTCTTCAACAGGCGAAAATATTTAAAGAAGTTTCTGATATAACCGGTATTGTACTTACCAAATTAGATGGAACGGCAAAAGGTGGAATTGTGGTAGCTATAAAATCAGAATTAAATGTACCTATAAGATATATAGGAATTGGGGAAGGAATAGAGGATTTGCAAGCTTTTGATGCAAAATCTTTCGTTTCTGCTATTTTTCAGTAA